One window of Nicotiana tomentosiformis chromosome 11, ASM39032v3, whole genome shotgun sequence genomic DNA carries:
- the LOC138901145 gene encoding uncharacterized protein, whose product MDVLTQHIQGKVLWCMLFTDDIVLIDEMWAGVSARLEVWRRTFESKGFKLNITKMGYLECKVSGMTKEEDVEVRLDSQVIPKKGSFKYLRSIISSNGEIDEDVTHHIETGYMK is encoded by the coding sequence ATGGATGTTCTAACACAGCACATTCAAGGGAAGGTGCTATGGTGCATGTTATTCACTGATGATATAGTATTGATTGACGAAATGTGGGCCGGTGTTAGTGCAAGGTTGGAGGTCTGGAGACGAACATTTGAGtcaaaaggtttcaagttgaacaTCACTAAAATGGGGTACTTGGAATGTAAAGTCAGCGGCATGACTAAGGAAGAGGATGTGGAAGTGAGGCTAGATTCACAAGTAATTCCCAAGaaagggagttttaagtaccttagATCTATAATTTCTAGTAATGGAGAGATAGACGAGGATGTCACGCATCATATCGAAACGGGATATATGAAATGA
- the LOC104088718 gene encoding uncharacterized protein has product MCLFSCVCEEDEKELGRKVAPGACPCCGGKVQAVDVEGRFRFCFLPICFRFKRKYLCTLCSKRLVLYS; this is encoded by the coding sequence ATGTGTTTGTTCTCATGTGTAtgtgaagaagatgagaaagagctAGGAAGAAAAGTAGCACCAGGGGCTTGTCCTTGTTGTGGAGGAAAAGTACAAGCTGTAGATGTAGAAGGCCGTTTCAGATTTTGCTTTCTCCCTATTTGCTTTAGGTTCAAGAGGAAGTATCTCTGTACTCTCTGTTCTAAGCGTTTGGTTTTGTATTCTTGA
- the LOC138901146 gene encoding uncharacterized protein: MPQAAMANFLASEGIRRLIHEKEELSSERDQLLAERDRTVLCLSELETRATEADVLEARLQQSEQEVVALSQEVGSLRAGFDEVKAKWDEVQNAIFAANDREATAAERVTNLEAALNSKAEELAAAGARHAQLEKKYKKTIEHNRLYSSTIHDLDVSLRSASMRRNTLKRAKAGIFDIDAEISKASELELAAKKGLPAQSDAQGSSYSGSDISDTEEE; this comes from the exons ATGCCGCAAGCCGCAATG GCTAattttcttgcttccgagggAATACGAAGGTTAATCCACGAGAAGGAGGAACTCTCTTCTgaacgggatcaacttttggctgaACGTGATCGGACTGTTCTTtgcctctcggaactggaaactAGGGCCACTGAGGCTGATGTTTTGGAAGCTCGTTTGCAACAAAGTGAGCAGGAAGTGGTAGCCCTCAGCCAGGAAGTTGGGTCGCTGAGGGCCGGTTTTGATGAAGTCAAGGCTAAATGGGATGAGGTCCAGAATGCAATTTTTGCTGCCAATGATCGTGAGGCTACTGCTGCTGAAAGGGTAACTAATTTAGAAGCAGCCTTGAATTCTAAGGCCGAAGAACTTGCTGCCGCAGGGGCGAGACATGCCCAGTTGGAGAAGAAGTataagaaaactatcgagcataacagGCTCTATAGTTCAACTATCCATGATCTCGATGTCAGTCTCCGATCTGCTAG catgaggagaaatACCTTGAAAAGAGCCAAAGCTGGCATTTTTGATATTGATGCCGAAATTTCTAAGGCAAgcgagcttgagttggctgcaaagaAAGGACTCCCAGCGCAGTCTGATGCTCAAGGTTCTTCTTATTCTGGTTCCGACATTTCGGACACTGAAGAGGAATAG